The sequence below is a genomic window from Pseudomonas cremoricolorata.
GCAATGGCGTCAGCGCATAGCCGAGGGCGAGCAGGCTGATGCCATCGGACACCCGCTCGAGCTGCGCGCCACGGCGCAACAGGCTGGCGGTCAGCAGCAACTTCATTGCGCCCGCTCCAGCACTTGCAGCGCCTGGCGGTGCGCTGCACGCAACACCACGCCGGGACGCGCCTGACGCACCTGCGCCAACGCCTGTTCAAGGGTGGCGCAGCGACCGCTCGCCAGCAGCCAGGCGACCACTGCGCTGGCGCTGCGCGAGTAGCCCAGGGCGCAGCACACCAGTAGCGGGCCATGGCCACGCGAACGCTCGATAGCCTCGGCCGCCGCGGCCAGGGTGGCGTGCTCTGGGGCGATCAGGTCGAGGCTGGGCAGGCTGTGGTAGTGCGCCACTTCGGCCCGGCAGGGCAACTCGGCGCACAGGTCGACGATGGCTGCGAAGCCGCTCGCCTGGCCGGCACCGGGCAGGCGCCAGAGGTATACCCCGGCGCACACTTCATCGGCCTGCGGGTGGCGCCGGGTCCACAGCCGCGAGTTGAGCCAGGCTGCCGCCAGGTAGGGCGCCAGCAGCCAAGAGGCGGCGCTGGACAGGCGGCCATCGCGGCCTTTCTGAAATCCGCTCGGCCCCAGCCAGGCGTAGTTCAGCGCCACCAGGCTCAATGACAGCGCTGGCCAGAGCAACAGCAGCGCCAGGCCACCCACGTCGAGTGCCAGTACCAGCAGCAGCGCCGCGCCCAGCCCATAGGCTGTCGCAAGCAGCCAGCGTTTGCGCTCACGTGCCAGACGCGCCTGCTGCCATGGCAACACGCCATGGCCCGGCCACAACCACACGCACAACAGTCCCACCAGGGCACCGCTGGGCACGTCGATGAAGTGATGTTGCCAGGTGGTCAGCACCGACACGCCGATCAGCGCCATCCAGCCATGTACCAGCCAGCGCCAGGGCTGGCGCTGCACGTGACGGGCGAACATCGTCCAGATGATCACCAGCAGGGCGATGTGCAGCGAGGGTGCCTGGTTGAACGGTTTGTCGAAGCCCATCAGCACGTCGAACATCATCCCGAACAGCCCCTCCAGGGCCGGTCGCTCGAAGGTGAAACGCAACGGCCAGAGCAGGAAGCCGATCACGCACAGCACCTGGGCGGTGAGCAGTGCCAAGGCGTGGCGATCCATTT
It includes:
- a CDS encoding phosphatase PAP2/dual specificity phosphatase family protein — protein: MNPAREPRLIRRGLLWLLLLGPLFFLSYGLSNSYSAGRADVGSLVFDWERHMPLWPWTIVPYWSIDLLYGLSFLLPLSRREMDRHALALLTAQVLCVIGFLLWPLRFTFERPALEGLFGMMFDVLMGFDKPFNQAPSLHIALLVIIWTMFARHVQRQPWRWLVHGWMALIGVSVLTTWQHHFIDVPSGALVGLLCVWLWPGHGVLPWQQARLARERKRWLLATAYGLGAALLLVLALDVGGLALLLLWPALSLSLVALNYAWLGPSGFQKGRDGRLSSAASWLLAPYLAAAWLNSRLWTRRHPQADEVCAGVYLWRLPGAGQASGFAAIVDLCAELPCRAEVAHYHSLPSLDLIAPEHATLAAAAEAIERSRGHGPLLVCCALGYSRSASAVVAWLLASGRCATLEQALAQVRQARPGVVLRAAHRQALQVLERAQ